A portion of the Cyanobium sp. PCC 7001 genome contains these proteins:
- a CDS encoding HD domain-containing phosphohydrolase, giving the protein MRKRRKLRLSVGLSGLLLTVVLATGITVALRAYGRARTIVVEANRDLMEVLLDREVEQAQQQLRFDLVETYLDRLANAPILASSSRLPLSADEIRRAARMIAVALAATPSVESYAVANTHGERLLMRRLFTDADRQRFNATPETAFVLQTTARPEAGSGPIARRILLDRQLRQIRSETDPASASYDPRQRGWFREALGSPKPIATGVYRYASTGEPGFSIAQRSADGRFVAAADIPLSRTQGLLEDVRTALDSYDDVEVALVSARGVVVGHAGLPGSAVPASDQTLTLDQLRTPVMQALARRFGDLSGSAERSARLQATQLAAGGRAWEVGLAPGPVLAQSGKRTFLLLAIPQDELLADAKALRRESILSALGVLVVAVPLVLLIARWVSRSLRALAAEADAVRSFDFSGPRTVWPVVREVDQLAGAMEAMKGTIRRFLSVSSAIAAEPNLDRLMDTILAESITNSGALGSALFLAEEPTGQAGPDQAGSGLEGAGRKGASGDSGGALKLALARTAAGETLSLDPGTLPLDLSSPEVMLGTASAQGSPLERFLVKHAGKGDLPYVAVPLLSRDRDPLGLLLLWFDRSPDPARVAFIEAFSSNAAVTLETRRLIGAQKRLFEAFIELIAGSIDAKSPYTGGHCKRVPELTRMLAEAACAASDGPFAAFDLSEERWEAVHVAAWLHDCGKVITPEYVVDKATKLETLYDRIHEVRTRFEVLKRDVWIRYHEACRHLAPEQEDTALAAERDDELARLDDDFAFVASCNQGGEFLSDEAIQRLHRIADRTWLRTLDDRLGVSQEELRRMEQRPAPPLPVLEPLLADRPDHRIPRPEAERLQPDNPWGFTLQPPEWLYDRGELHNLTIQKGTLTPEERYKINEHIVHTIRMLSALPFPKHMRDVAELAGGHHETLIGTGYPRSLRREQMSDIARMMAIADIFEALTAADRPYKPAKTLSQALRIMAFMRNDQHIDPDLFELFIRSGVYRRYAEQYLQPQQRDAVDEQALLAGA; this is encoded by the coding sequence ATGAGAAAGCGCCGGAAACTGCGGCTGAGTGTCGGCCTCTCTGGCCTGCTGCTCACGGTGGTGCTGGCCACTGGCATCACCGTGGCGCTTCGGGCCTACGGGCGGGCCCGCACGATCGTGGTGGAGGCGAACCGCGATCTGATGGAGGTGCTGCTCGACAGGGAGGTGGAGCAGGCCCAGCAGCAGCTCCGCTTCGACCTGGTCGAGACCTACCTGGACCGGCTGGCCAATGCGCCCATCCTGGCCAGCAGCTCCAGGCTCCCTCTGAGCGCCGACGAGATCCGCCGAGCCGCCAGGATGATCGCGGTGGCGCTCGCGGCCACTCCCAGCGTGGAGTCCTACGCCGTGGCGAACACCCATGGCGAGCGGCTGTTGATGCGCCGGCTCTTCACGGACGCCGATCGCCAGCGCTTCAACGCCACACCCGAGACGGCCTTCGTCCTGCAGACCACGGCCCGTCCCGAGGCCGGCTCAGGGCCGATCGCCAGGCGGATCCTTCTGGATCGCCAGCTGCGGCAGATCCGCTCCGAGACCGACCCCGCCAGTGCCTCCTACGACCCGCGCCAGCGGGGCTGGTTCCGGGAGGCCCTCGGGTCCCCCAAGCCCATCGCCACCGGGGTCTACCGCTACGCCAGCACCGGCGAGCCCGGCTTCTCCATCGCCCAGCGCAGTGCCGATGGCCGCTTCGTGGCGGCGGCGGACATCCCCCTCTCCCGGACCCAGGGGTTGCTGGAGGACGTGCGCACCGCCCTCGATTCCTACGACGATGTGGAGGTGGCCCTGGTGTCGGCCCGGGGCGTGGTGGTGGGTCACGCCGGACTGCCCGGATCAGCGGTTCCGGCGTCTGACCAGACCCTCACCCTGGATCAGCTCCGCACGCCGGTGATGCAGGCCCTGGCCCGCCGGTTCGGGGACCTGAGCGGCAGCGCGGAGCGTTCCGCCCGGCTGCAGGCCACACAGCTGGCGGCGGGGGGGCGTGCGTGGGAGGTGGGCCTGGCTCCCGGGCCCGTGCTGGCCCAGAGCGGCAAGCGCACCTTCCTGCTGCTGGCCATTCCGCAGGACGAACTGCTGGCCGATGCGAAGGCGCTGCGCCGCGAGTCCATCCTCTCGGCGCTCGGGGTGCTGGTGGTGGCCGTGCCGCTGGTGCTGCTGATCGCCCGGTGGGTGAGCCGCTCGCTGCGGGCCCTGGCCGCGGAGGCGGATGCGGTGCGGAGCTTCGATTTCTCCGGCCCCCGCACCGTGTGGCCCGTGGTGCGGGAAGTGGATCAGCTGGCCGGGGCCATGGAGGCGATGAAGGGCACGATCCGGCGCTTCCTCTCGGTGAGTTCGGCCATCGCCGCCGAGCCGAATCTCGACCGGCTGATGGACACGATCCTGGCGGAGTCGATCACCAACAGCGGTGCCCTCGGCAGTGCTCTCTTCCTGGCGGAGGAGCCGACCGGCCAGGCGGGTCCGGATCAGGCGGGTTCAGGCCTGGAGGGGGCGGGGCGGAAGGGCGCCAGCGGGGACTCCGGAGGAGCCCTCAAACTCGCCCTGGCCCGCACCGCCGCGGGCGAAACCCTCAGCCTCGATCCCGGCACCCTGCCCCTCGATCTCTCCTCCCCCGAGGTGATGCTCGGCACGGCCTCGGCCCAGGGCAGCCCGCTGGAGCGGTTTCTGGTGAAGCACGCCGGCAAGGGGGATCTGCCCTACGTGGCCGTACCGCTGCTGAGCCGTGACCGGGATCCCCTGGGTCTGCTGCTGCTCTGGTTCGACCGCAGTCCCGACCCCGCCCGGGTGGCCTTCATCGAGGCCTTTTCCAGCAATGCGGCCGTGACCCTGGAAACCCGCCGTCTGATCGGGGCCCAGAAACGGCTGTTCGAGGCCTTCATCGAGCTGATCGCCGGCTCCATCGATGCCAAGAGTCCCTACACCGGCGGCCACTGCAAGCGCGTGCCGGAACTGACCCGGATGCTCGCCGAAGCCGCCTGTGCGGCCTCCGATGGACCCTTCGCCGCGTTCGACCTCTCCGAGGAGCGCTGGGAGGCGGTGCATGTCGCCGCGTGGCTGCATGACTGCGGCAAGGTGATCACCCCCGAATACGTGGTGGACAAGGCCACCAAGCTGGAAACCCTGTACGACCGCATCCACGAGGTGCGCACCCGCTTCGAGGTGCTCAAGCGCGACGTGTGGATCCGCTATCACGAGGCGTGCCGTCACCTCGCTCCGGAGCAGGAGGACACGGCCCTGGCCGCCGAGCGGGACGACGAACTGGCCCGGCTCGATGACGATTTCGCCTTCGTGGCCTCCTGCAACCAGGGCGGCGAGTTCCTCTCCGATGAGGCGATCCAACGGCTGCATCGCATCGCCGACCGCACATGGCTGCGCACCCTCGACGATCGCCTCGGGGTGTCCCAGGAGGAGCTGCGCCGCATGGAGCAGCGGCCCGCTCCGCCACTGCCGGTGCTGGAGCCGCTGCTGGCCGACCGCCCGGACCACCGCATCCCGCGTCCGGAAGCGGAACGGTTGCAACCGGACAACCCCTGGGGCTTCACGCTCCAGCCCCCCGAATGGCTCTACGACCGCGGCGAGCTCCACAACCTCACGATCCAGAAGGGCACCCTCACTCCGGAGGAGCGCTACAAGATCAACGAGCACATCGTGCACACGATCCGCATGCTCTCGGCGCTGCCGTTCCCGAAGCACATGCGCGATGTGGCCGAACTGGCCGGCGGCCACCACGAGACCTTGATCGGCACCGGCTATCCCCGCAGCCTGCGGCGGGAGCAGATGAGTGACATCGCCCGGATGATGGCGATCGCGGACATCTTCGAGGCCCTCACGGCCGCCGATCGCCCCTACAAGCCCGCCAAGACCCTGTCGCAGGCGCTGCGGATCATGGCCTTCATGCGCAACGACCAGCACATCGATCCCGATCTGTTCGAGCTGTTCATCCGCTCCGGTGTGTACCGCCGCTACGCCGAGCAGTATCTGCAGCCGCAGCAGCGCGACGCCGTGGACGAACAGGCCCTGCTCGCCGGTGCCTGA
- a CDS encoding N2,N2-dimethylguanosine tRNA methyltransferase has protein sequence MPDQAPEALTLAPEALVEEGLGRFRPGGGFFRPESRPSRDLGVLLLRSLTASAERRVLDLMAGCGVRSLRYGLEGGATAVWANDADPERLLLLQRNLAALPAAVTVRHSAHQAHRLLADCLLRQERFELVDLDAFGCPTALVPLALEVLAFDGVLYLASTDGRSPTGHDRPAAIRSLGAAARAHPASWELALRLQIGVVARAAWALGRGIQPLFSFSEGRTFRTAIRLRRRPAQREEQQLGLLAHCHGCGEQWSQSLLQLRRWPACACAGGTLAVSGPLWLGPLQDLPLLESMAAAEVAVVAAGGPASLGLAGGRLLRALGRDAGEPARCWSSAEVGRRLGGGPPRLEALLAALHQDGWSAGPSGVMAGSFRSDAPWPRILELAACAAVSPPAPR, from the coding sequence GTGCCTGACCAGGCCCCTGAGGCCCTGACCCTGGCCCCGGAGGCGTTGGTGGAGGAGGGCCTGGGGCGCTTCCGCCCCGGAGGGGGCTTCTTCCGGCCGGAATCCCGTCCCAGCCGTGACCTGGGGGTGCTGCTGCTCCGCAGCCTGACGGCTTCCGCGGAGCGGCGGGTGCTCGACCTGATGGCCGGCTGTGGCGTGCGGTCCCTGCGCTACGGCCTCGAGGGCGGGGCCACGGCGGTGTGGGCCAACGATGCCGACCCGGAGCGTCTGCTCCTGCTGCAGCGGAACCTGGCCGCGCTGCCGGCCGCGGTGACCGTGCGCCACAGCGCTCACCAGGCTCACCGGCTGCTGGCCGACTGCCTGCTCCGCCAGGAGCGCTTCGAGCTGGTGGATCTCGACGCCTTCGGCTGTCCCACGGCCCTAGTGCCCCTGGCGCTGGAGGTGCTCGCCTTCGATGGCGTGCTCTATCTGGCCAGCACCGACGGCCGCTCCCCCACCGGCCACGACCGCCCCGCCGCCATCCGCTCCCTGGGGGCCGCGGCGCGGGCCCATCCGGCCAGCTGGGAGCTGGCGCTGCGGCTGCAGATCGGGGTGGTGGCCCGCGCCGCCTGGGCCCTCGGCCGGGGCATCCAGCCCCTGTTCAGCTTCAGCGAGGGCCGCACCTTCCGCACGGCGATCCGGCTGCGGCGCCGGCCGGCGCAGCGGGAGGAGCAGCAGCTGGGGCTGCTGGCCCACTGCCACGGCTGCGGCGAGCAGTGGAGCCAGAGCCTGCTGCAGTTGCGCCGCTGGCCGGCCTGTGCCTGCGCGGGCGGCACCCTGGCCGTTTCCGGACCCCTCTGGCTGGGCCCCTTGCAGGATCTGCCGCTGCTGGAGTCCATGGCGGCGGCGGAAGTGGCGGTTGTGGCCGCGGGGGGCCCGGCCAGCCTGGGCCTGGCCGGGGGGCGCCTGCTGCGGGCCCTCGGCCGTGATGCGGGCGAGCCGGCCCGCTGCTGGTCCTCCGCAGAGGTGGGGCGCCGTCTGGGAGGCGGGCCGCCACGCCTGGAGGCGCTGCTGGCCGCCCTGCACCAGGACGGCTGGAGTGCCGGCCCGAGCGGGGTGATGGCCGGCAGCTTCCGCAGCGACGCCCCCTGGCCACGGATTCTTGAGCTCGCTGCCTGCGCTGCGGTGTCCCCGCCAGCGCCGCGCTAA
- the petM gene encoding cytochrome b6-f complex subunit PetM has protein sequence MASEIFGIAALFWVLIPVGLAGGALLLRFADKD, from the coding sequence ATGGCCTCTGAGATCTTCGGCATCGCCGCCCTGTTCTGGGTGCTGATCCCCGTCGGCCTGGCCGGCGGCGCCCTGTTGCTGCGCTTCGCCGACAAGGACTGA
- a CDS encoding NAD(P)H-binding protein encodes MQVLVVGATGTLGRQIARRALDAGHQVRCMVRSPRKAAFLQEWGCELTRGDLLEPDSLDYALEGQEAVIDAATARATDPGSAYDIDWTGKQNLFAACRRAGVGRVVFVSLLDAAQHRDVPLMDIKACTEEWLQASDLDYTILRGVAFMQGLISQFAIPVLEGQTVWVSGSPTPIAYMNTQDMARFAVAALDHPETVRKAFPVVGPRAWTTGEITQLCERYTGKDARVFRVPPFLLQLMRGLTSFFEASLNVAERLAFEAVTGGGVRLDAPMQESYAAFGLDPAETTTLESYLKEYYDTILKRLREMEADLDKDAKKKLPF; translated from the coding sequence ATGCAGGTACTGGTCGTCGGCGCAACGGGCACCCTCGGTCGCCAGATTGCCCGCCGCGCCCTCGACGCCGGTCACCAGGTGCGCTGCATGGTGCGCTCCCCCCGCAAGGCCGCGTTCCTGCAGGAGTGGGGCTGCGAGCTCACCCGCGGCGATCTGCTCGAGCCCGACAGCCTGGACTATGCCCTCGAGGGCCAGGAGGCCGTGATCGATGCGGCCACGGCGCGCGCCACCGACCCCGGCAGCGCCTACGACATCGACTGGACCGGCAAGCAGAACCTCTTCGCCGCCTGCCGCCGCGCCGGCGTCGGCCGGGTGGTGTTCGTGTCGCTGCTGGATGCGGCCCAGCACCGCGATGTGCCGTTGATGGACATCAAGGCCTGCACGGAGGAGTGGCTGCAGGCCTCCGATCTCGACTACACGATCCTGCGGGGCGTGGCCTTCATGCAGGGCCTGATCAGCCAGTTCGCCATCCCCGTGCTGGAGGGGCAGACGGTGTGGGTGAGCGGCTCGCCCACGCCGATCGCCTACATGAACACCCAGGACATGGCCCGCTTCGCAGTGGCCGCCCTCGACCATCCCGAGACGGTGCGCAAGGCGTTTCCGGTGGTGGGGCCCCGGGCCTGGACCACCGGGGAGATCACCCAGCTGTGCGAGCGCTACACCGGCAAGGATGCCCGCGTGTTCCGCGTGCCGCCCTTCCTGCTGCAGCTCATGCGCGGGCTCACCAGCTTCTTCGAGGCCAGCCTCAACGTGGCTGAACGGCTGGCCTTCGAAGCCGTGACCGGCGGTGGCGTGCGCCTCGATGCCCCGATGCAGGAGAGCTACGCCGCCTTCGGTCTCGATCCGGCGGAGACCACCACCCTCGAGAGCTACCTCAAGGAGTACTACGACACGATCCTCAAGCGGCTGCGGGAAATGGAGGCCGACCTGGACAAGGACGCCAAGAAGAAGCTCCCCTTCTGA